gttttattaaaataaattttaagtaacaTAGGTTTATGTTCTTGATGAAAGGTTAAAATTAACCTATGCTAAGCTAAAGGTTTATAAGTTGAGGGGATAATAAACATATTATGAGATACCACTCCACATAATATCCtctacaaaaagaaaactttcaaattatttacaaaatacatTAGGATTCTAATAGTGTTGGATGAAGAATCTTAAAGACGACAATAGTTCGACAATACTCATATTAATGATAGTCTAAGAATTCAATTAGATATGATGAACAAGGTACACAAGATAACTTTGATACATgcaaaaaatcacaaaaaaaaaaaaaaaacaattagaaaGCATAATACTTGTATTAAgaaacacaatttttaaaaacaacttGGAGATACTCGTTGCTTGTCAAGATCAAACATGGTATTGAGGACCAAATTGGGATGGATCAATAAAGTTTATACTCTTTATGAAATTGATCATACAATCTTGAAgttaatcaatagattaatatTGATTTCCTAGAATTCCATTCGTTTCAAAACTTATTACAATGGCACACTAAGTCATTTGTTATAAAAAGATTCATTTGTTGTTTAGCATCCAAATTTTTACTTCTCTAAGTTTCATAACTACACAAAGTAATACTAGTTTAAATcgttactaaaaataaatttgttaacattttattaaaatgagtaaataaaaataaataatgtctTACCTTccaaatttattgataaattagtaaaattaacAGTGAAATTAAATTCTAAGAATTTCTTATTATTCTCTTATATAGCCTAATTCCCATTCTTCTAAAAAGTGTACTTTTTTTAGAagagtatttaatttttttttacttgtttaattttttttttacttgtttcattttataTCTAAATATGATATAGAATATTAAATCTTAGAAAGGTACAAGTGATTAGATATGAACCAAACTATATACAAAGGTATGTGTATGcatttaattacataattatattagtaaaaacataAGCCATGAACTAAGCATGGAATATCTAGGTAAGTGCATTTAAGCCACATTAATCTcaatcttctttttttcctttgaaGCTTGAAAATGTAATGTTATACCTAGGTCTTTGAATAAAATTGTCACATTAATTGTTGGCTTTATGTAGCCTATTAGAATATTACAATAAATGTTTCATTAACAATCAATCAactttagtaacaaaaaattgttagtcaatacagtgaccaatttaaaaaaataaaaattattggttactaaatagttattattatgaatgaaaagttataattggtctctaaattgtttctaaaatttagctaccgaagaaattagtcactaaaaGTCACTAAATATTAGCTATCAAGGTTTTTTCTATCAAAGGAAttgatttcttaattagtctctaattaatttgtgattaatttagcaatcaattataattttttattcataatagtgactattttagtaaccaataattttttttttgtaaattgatatctaaattaatcactataatgactgacaattttttgttttttaaaatagattattaatggaacattttcttgtaatgaaaGTAAACATTTGTTGACACTCATGAGATTTGTACGATAAACTCGAATGATCTTGGATGtggtaattttaataatttcttttatgatcataatttctttatttgaaGTTGCTTTTATGGTcgatgaatttaaataaattgttaatAACCTTAAATTCAGATCAGGACACTGTTTgtgatgtaaaaaaaaaatggtttcaGAACACTCATATCCCTTATGGTTTAACCATTTGGgtacactaaaaaaaaaaatccttgatcactttaaaagataaatagtttacataatatgttttcttaatccaattgaaaaaaaaaaaactagtgtGGTTAATTAGAGAATTTaaagaattattaattttgaaatggatGAGATTTTGTTTggtatcatttttattttttattttgttatcaaCTATAGTGAGATATATTttaggttaattttttttttgttttaattttcgtcaagttttgtcaaatcagtcctaattttatttttgtagttaAATAGGCCCCTATTtgtgttaattttgttcaatttggtctttttgcTAACACTTTTAAAATCATTGACGGTAATGAACCGTCACTGTCAAGTGTtatttcgtgattttttttttaatattttttttataaatgttcaCGTGCCAACCCAAGGATGTGTCATGTGTCAGATTCAATgttttatatctaatttaatctctatagttgttatttttgttcaatttagtccctattttgtttaaaattgagaaattttgttcctttttaaattgagaccaaatttaatttttatataaaatttataatgatgtgaattttaatatatttcataaaaatgtgaattttaatataaaaattaaatttgattttaatttggagacaaaattgattaatgttaaaaatattgaaactaaattgaacaaaaataataatataggaatcaaattaaatataaaacattgattcTTACAAGTGATACGTTGTTGGGTTGACACatagacatttaaaaaaattaaaaaaaaataattaattagaaaaaaacacaaagtgacacgtgaaATTCATTGTTCATAGTCAGTAATGAGTTAAATGGTGTTAGTAAaagaggatcaaattgaacaaaattaataaaaattgggacctattcgagcataaaacaaaattactgatttgacaaaacctaaacaaaaattagaattgaaaagaaatcttttaacctatattttatttcttactttttttttccttcatcaaagaagataaaatgtCATCATGCATTTATGTTGATTATGTTATCATGTCTCCCTCTTTTTAATAACATTGTTTTCACATATAAGACATTCTCATTTACATTGAAGGAGATTGCCTCTTCAACTATAATACATGTAATTAGCTTATCCGATCAACATATTTAACACcagtgaaagaaaaaattgaatttgaacATATTATCTGAAATCCAAGTTTTTATGCatgcataaataatttattaaatgagagaaatttgattttaataatgaattgtcgatgagtaaaaaaaaagttgttagaTATTTTGACCCTAATAAGTTGAAGTAGTCTCCACCTTGTATTTGTCAGGTGAGTGATGGTAGGACCCTTTGGTCGGTCATAGAATCAGCATTTGGACCCACATCATACTCTAACTATCTCTTCTTTTCTCTGCCACAAAAATAACTATGTCTTTATTAccaatttatttcattattttcattgcATCATTTCCTACTTCCGCTGTTCCAAATGcccattttttttgtctttatccTCTTTGTCAAACCCATCTTACAAATTTCAAATAtgcttaaatatttttgaaaatataatatcaaataaaaaaattaaataatatatcactgtaaaaatatttccttaataattaattttaataacaaaaaacaattaattattataataatcaattcaaatatcaagttaaatattgttgataactaaattaatttttaaattagttattacaatgaatttatttttaaattattcattaatattaattatcaaaattttagttaaaaaatgtcattaaattaatgataagaaaaacttggagatcaatttatttaatagataaaacatTAATAGGTAatattaatgactaatttaaaaattaattcattataataatcgatttataaactaatttagaaattattttaaatatcaattacttttaatttataaatttatatttaaattgattactataataattaattaattattgttagatatacttttataatatatatatatatatatatatatatatatatatatatatatatatatataaataaagatcaCATAAACGTGTTACAATTTGGTATAtaggtaataaaaaaaaggttagaacATATTTGTGTTCAAGATTTTCGTGAACTCTTATATCCTCAAACAAACAGTTTCTTggattttcaatttttactccTAAAATCAATTAAGCAATTAATAAGTGAATATTGTAGTCCAAGTTAAATGagtgaaattaattattgactAGGAACAGCAAGCCCTGtgattttatatatgattttccGTTTTCTTAAAATGTGCTCCACTTTGATCGATATGATTGTTTTTCGTAGgatttatcaatattttcaatCCCAATCCCCATATTAAATAGGAAATaccaaaatataacaaattaaattagtatttcCCTTTTAACACAAAACCCTATAGTGCTAATAGTAAGTAATGAGGGTTTAATTAGTATAACTggaatatatacttttatagcAATATATTAAGTTTAGTCTATACAAAcgaaaaacaattaataatttcatGTGTGAAAACAAAGACTCCCAAGCCTTAATTAGATCTCATTCAACATTTTCCTTTCtctcaataatatatatatttctcaacCATAACACTTTGCATAGTTTAATTTATAGTACAACttttaaaatctatatataatatcttgAGCATTAGTTGATAATTTGTTGAAGAGTTCATGTGAACACTTTGACTCTGATAAAATTATGTTGCGACTAGGTATATAAATCATAGCGACACATGGATAAACAGATATCTAATTAAGTTAATTAGCTACTAATTAAAAGTTAGCACATAGAagtataattatcatttttttaataattaataaaattaaaaaaattaaaatttgtatactagctaattcaaataaaattagagaaagatatatcattaaaattggagaagaataaaatattgtggctgagaaaaaaaaacgaaaagatGTAAATATATATGATGTATTCTTACTTACCATTCCCATGGTTGGAGGTAGGAAGTGGGATTATGACATGGGTCCCACGTGATTAGCATGGTAATTTTCTTGTTACAAATGGATTGGTGGCTCCAACAAAAGCAGAGACTAAAATCTTATCTTCACCACCACACCTTACACTTATCATTCCACTCCAACCTTTTTCTCCCATAACACAAAGTACAATTAAAATCACCATCAGTGAAAAAAACCataccataataataattataattataattattataatacaaaaacaaaaacaaactgCACATCACACCCACGTGTCAACCTCTCCTTCATTTCGAATCCCATGTGTCAACCTGTCAACGGCCAGAATTCCAGTTCACGTCATCATCACACACCCACCTTTCTTCCATACACGCGCCGCCACCTCACTCCGCAGGGTAAATCCATCATCCCTCAGAAGACAAAAATACCCCTCCTTCTCTAACACGTCGCGGGTCCATTGGGTGGTTGTCATAGACCCTTCCGCACCGGATCGTTCCCACTCCCGTACCAATATAAAACATGGGCCTCACCCTTATGTGGGGTagcaaaaacaaaacatttcgTCCCAACTAATAACATGTTTTCTGTGGAAGCCATGGCCATAACATAACCACCACTTGAAAGAACCCGTCCCAgtgaaaacaaaacaacaataacaaacacAGACCCCAGCTTTGGTTCGGTGACCATGGAGAGCACCGACTCCTCCACCGGTTCACAACAGCAGCCGCAATTGCCACCTGGCTTCCGGTTCCACCCCACCGACGAGGAGCTCGTGGTCCACTACCTCAAGAAAAAAGCAGCTTCGGTTCCTCTTCCCGTCGCCATAATCGCCGAGGTCGATCTCTACAAGTTCGATCCATGGGAGCTACCCGGTAATTGCAATTCATCCAAGGAATAGAAAGACTCAGACTTTACGTTCAGAACCGAAATGGGTTTGCTTTGTTTTTGGTattgattttgtttgtttttcttgtcaatttttttttattttttttatggtttggCAGCTAAGGCCACGTTTGGGGAGCAGGAGTGGTACTTCTTCAGTCCGAGGGACAGGAAGTATCCGAACGGAGCGAGGCCAAACAGGGCGGCCACATCTGGGTATTGGAAAGCCACTGGGACTGATAAGCCTGTGTTAACCTCTGGGGGAACCCAGAAGGTTGGAGTGAAAAAGGCTTTGGTTTTCTATGGAGGGAAGCCCCCAAGAGGAATCAAAACTAATTGGATCATGCATGAGTATAGGCTCGCTGATAACAAGCCTAACAATAGGCCTCCTGGATGTGACTTGGGCAACAAGAAAAACTCTCTAAGGGTAATTCACTACAATTTGATTCATACTAACAGAATTTCATCATTTTATCACATCATCTGTTTCTTAATACGATATATATAAGATGTGGTGATATGATGGATTTGTCTTGAATGTCCGTGTGAAAATGTTTTGCTGTGATGGATACAGTTAATTCAGATGCTGTTCTCCAGTCATCAGTATTGGAGTTTCCTCTATATATAGTATGTTGTACATGTGTGGCTTTGATTCTGATAACAACGTTTGAGAAACGTTATCTGTGTTTGTTTTGTTGAGGAATTAAATGTTATGTTGGGTTGTTCTCTGTCTCTTTTGTGGGTTTCTGAATGTTGTATATGTGTTTGTTTAGCTTGATGATTGGGTGCTGTGCCGAATCTACAAGAAGAGCAACACGCACAGGTCTCCGATGGAGCATGACAGGGAAGATTCAATGGAAGAGATGATCGGAGGGATTCCTCCGTCGATCAACGTGGGGCACATGAGTGGGAggtatcatcatcatcatcatcatcatcataaccATCTTTCAAAGATGTCGACAGGCTACAGCAGTGCATTGCTGGAAAATGACCAGAACCTGTTGGAAGGGATGATGATAGGGAACGGATCAGTGATGAACACAAGCACTACTGCCATGGGGGCTTCAAACTCCAACAAGGCAGAGCTTTCTTTTGTGCCAACCATGACTCACTCTTCCAACACTTGCAAAAGAACACTGTCGTCGCTGTATTGGAACGATGAGGATGTGGGTGGAACCTCATCATCGAACAAGAGGTTCAATTTGGAAAGTGGGGACAACAATAATAATCATGGAAGTGTTGTGAGAACTGATCAAGATAATGGCACCGCCACCTCAATCGTGACTCTGCTTAACCAGCTCCCTCAGACCCCTTCATTGCACCAGCAATCCATGTTGGGATCCATAGGCGATGGACTACTTCGGACAACAACATATCAAATACCAGGAATGAATTGGTATGCTTAGAACAATATATCTTTCaggtttatttaaaattattgatgaaaaagatgaagaaggagatgttgaattagtataagaagaatatgatgATGTGATGATCCTCAGCTGCTGGAACCTTACACTATATACACTCTCTTAGATTGTAAAGATTATTGAGATTTTGGTTGTTAGGAAGATGGAAGCAGTTGTTAGAGTCTGATGAATTAGATGGGCCTCATGGAGTGAACTTCTTCAACCATTGGAGGTAGCTGCAGCCAATAACAACGCTACTAAAGGTGAGGCCATGGGATATTTTTagctaaaattaaatatagctTTATACGGTTATATAGATATCTGCTTGTTTTATTGGtatgtaaataaaaatggtGGTGTGCTCTTGATGTACAAATATtcaaaagagaagaaagattTCAATTCAGCTGTTATATGATTTAGGATACAAATTAATGAGCTTTGTGTAGATCATAAACTTTACAACACGAtctatatatattcatatatgtgAATATGTGaattaagaaaacaaactaGTGTTTGTGAATGTATTATTCTGTATTGTTGTTAAGAGCTtgatatatacataaatattgaTCTGATTTTGATTGGTTTTGTGTGAATTTGTGAGTGAGTAGAGTTAGCAGAATAGTATTTTGTCCAAGTGTAACATTTATGGTAACGAATTCTCGATCACGTCTCTGCATGTAACCTAGCTAGAAGGTTGTTTGTCTCACTCACATCTTTATCCTTTTGCCCAGAATTATTCCCCACGAATCTTATTGAGTTGGAACATGTGTATAAGCAAATAAACACATATAAAGTATGcaatattaatttgtttgttatgaaataattttCACCACGTCCTGTGCGATGTGCAACTTACTAGCAGCTACAAGCTTTTCTGAtgattcattcattcattcacacGCACCAACGAAATTTTTCTCAGaaaatattctacatgatggtATTTGTCTTATACTATGTCAAGCAAAAAGTGGTAATCAGgatgagaaaattaattatgattaagttaatgattattttattaatcataTCCGTTCACGTATGATGATGCTATTACTGTCTTGGGAGAGAGGTGTGATGAAAGAAGTGGTAGTGGATGTTGATGCATCGCCTATTTAATTACTTAATCTTATCACATTATCTTAAACCTTAATGTTATTAAATGGAATTTTGGGTTGTGATGCCATGAGACTCCATCATTATCCGGGACTAGTTTTGGTGGTGTCAATTTTTCTTTCCCTATTTTCTCACTTCTAAAAATGTCATTGACTCGTACAACCCATATCTCAGGATAAGctaccctttttctttttccactaCAAAACCAGTACCAATTAATTCACACAGTATACCTCATCATCTTCACAAAATCTGACACTCCACCTTACTTCATCATAATCAATTCGACATGCGCACATCAAAACTTCAACATGACGTAATTAATATCAACTTACTAATAAATAACTCAACACTAATCAATTAACAACCTAAATACTTGGTTGATACATGTCTATGATGACAGACACCAGAAATTTTTGAAATGCAGATTCTTCACAGAAACTAATAACTAACATTTTTCGATAAAAATTTacgaggaagaagatgaatttgGATGGAGGTAGGTGTGATTGAATCTGAAAAGGGTGTGAGATATTTGAGGATGGGTGTCATTTTCTTTCGTGGGAGTGATAAGACGTAGTTAACTATATTCCACCAGCCAGAGGTCACGCAAATAGACAAGAAAGTCGATTTCAGTA
This region of Vigna unguiculata cultivar IT97K-499-35 chromosome 5, ASM411807v1, whole genome shotgun sequence genomic DNA includes:
- the LOC114186191 gene encoding NAC transcription factor 56-like; this translates as MESTDSSTGSQQQPQLPPGFRFHPTDEELVVHYLKKKAASVPLPVAIIAEVDLYKFDPWELPAKATFGEQEWYFFSPRDRKYPNGARPNRAATSGYWKATGTDKPVLTSGGTQKVGVKKALVFYGGKPPRGIKTNWIMHEYRLADNKPNNRPPGCDLGNKKNSLRLDDWVLCRIYKKSNTHRSPMEHDREDSMEEMIGGIPPSINVGHMSGRYHHHHHHHHNHLSKMSTGYSSALLENDQNLLEGMMIGNGSVMNTSTTAMGASNSNKAELSFVPTMTHSSNTCKRTLSSLYWNDEDVGGTSSSNKRFNLESGDNNNNHGSVVRTDQDNGTATSIVTLLNQLPQTPSLHQQSMLGSIGDGLLRTTTYQIPGMNWYA